A genomic region of Candidatus Cloacimonadota bacterium contains the following coding sequences:
- a CDS encoding AMP-binding protein, with protein sequence MQLQQAFIATAKKYSKKIALYDQATEKDFTYDKLLIASLILSKKLSVYPEPHIGIMIPTSAGCMLSILASLIIGKIPVMINYSTGAANNCIYAQEKCSFKTIITSKKLMETLNIEFVPGMIFIEDILATLTTGDKIKAALRSKLPTGMLQNSVHHGSEDETSIILFTSGSEKDPKAVQLTHKNIFHNVKSCTEVFEFSHEDIFLGNLPLFHVFGLTTNLWIPLIVGSAVVTHANPLDYKKIVDSIINYKITIMIGTPAFFFGYFRRSKPGDFSSVRIAVAGADKLTNQIREAYQKHHGIELLEGYGTTETSPVISVNLKEANKPGSIGKPIPGVQVKILDRETDEELPRGKEGKIVVKGDLVMKGYYGDLEETSLRIHNGWYDTGDMGILDDDGFLWHRGRLRRFVKIGGEMVSLVKVEDVLNKLLPNDVVCCVVDVPNPTKGADIVAALTTAEIDFKKIKKQMAKELPSIAIPKEFHVIEDIPMMGTGKVNFREVEQICREYLDNGKKHKS encoded by the coding sequence ATGCAACTACAACAAGCATTTATTGCTACGGCAAAAAAATACTCAAAGAAAATTGCACTATACGATCAGGCAACTGAAAAGGATTTCACCTATGATAAATTACTCATTGCATCTCTAATTCTTTCAAAAAAACTTTCAGTATATCCTGAACCCCACATCGGAATAATGATCCCCACATCTGCAGGATGCATGCTATCCATACTTGCATCCCTCATCATTGGAAAAATCCCTGTCATGATCAATTATTCAACAGGTGCTGCAAATAACTGTATCTATGCTCAAGAAAAATGCAGCTTTAAAACGATAATAACCAGCAAGAAATTAATGGAAACCCTGAACATCGAGTTTGTTCCGGGTATGATATTCATCGAGGATATTCTTGCCACGCTCACGACCGGTGATAAGATCAAGGCTGCTCTCCGATCCAAACTCCCAACGGGCATGCTTCAGAACTCTGTTCATCACGGCAGCGAAGACGAAACATCGATCATTCTGTTTACCAGTGGAAGTGAAAAGGATCCAAAAGCTGTACAGCTTACACATAAAAATATCTTTCATAATGTTAAATCCTGCACCGAGGTTTTTGAGTTTTCTCATGAGGATATATTCCTGGGCAATCTCCCTCTCTTTCATGTTTTTGGACTTACGACGAATCTATGGATACCATTAATTGTTGGATCAGCTGTCGTCACCCATGCAAATCCTCTTGATTACAAAAAAATTGTGGACTCCATCATCAACTATAAGATAACCATTATGATCGGCACACCTGCGTTCTTCTTTGGTTATTTCAGACGATCCAAGCCCGGCGACTTTTCTTCAGTACGAATCGCTGTTGCAGGTGCAGATAAGCTCACTAATCAGATACGCGAAGCATATCAAAAACATCACGGCATCGAACTTCTCGAAGGTTACGGAACAACAGAAACAAGCCCCGTTATCTCAGTAAATCTTAAAGAAGCGAATAAACCCGGCAGTATCGGTAAACCAATTCCCGGTGTTCAGGTAAAAATCTTAGATAGGGAAACAGACGAGGAATTACCTCGCGGTAAAGAGGGTAAGATTGTCGTGAAAGGTGATCTTGTTATGAAGGGCTATTATGGAGATCTCGAAGAGACCTCACTGCGAATTCATAACGGGTGGTACGATACCGGTGATATGGGTATCCTTGATGATGACGGATTTCTCTGGCATCGTGGACGTCTCCGCAGATTTGTGAAGATCGGTGGTGAAATGGTATCACTTGTAAAGGTCGAAGATGTGCTTAATAAACTACTTCCAAATGATGTTGTGTGCTGTGTCGTCGATGTTCCAAATCCAACAAAAGGCGCTGACATTGTTGCTGCTCTCACAACAGCAGAAATTGATTTTAAGAAAATCAAAAAGCAAATGGCAAAAGAGCTTCCCTCTATCGCAATACCAAAAGAATTCCATGTTATTGAGGATATTCCGATGATGGGAACTGGAAAAGTCAATTTTAGGGAAGTCGAACAGATCTGCCGGGAGTATCTCGATAACGGCAAAAAACATAAATCATAA
- a CDS encoding segregation/condensation protein A gives MTQEAIQEEQNESYKIILPNFEGPLDLLLYLIRKHKIDIYDIPIAFMLEEYLKYLAVMEDLNISIEGEFMEMAATLIQIKLRSLLPRSVEEEEEDPRTELVNNLLAYQKVKETTGILSELADENRYYVYRSMDDEVRKEIQQSAVTYELEQKDVDLYDLIKVLQKYIILKPQEIAEDISLDEYKVEVKIEDLAKLMRRQKKILFSDLVKNCGRTEIIAFFLAVLEMIKRKRITVFQSNEFSDIHINRPKD, from the coding sequence ATGACACAAGAAGCAATCCAAGAAGAACAAAACGAATCGTATAAGATTATACTTCCTAATTTTGAGGGACCGCTTGATCTCTTGCTCTATCTTATCAGGAAGCACAAGATCGACATCTATGATATTCCCATTGCTTTCATGCTGGAAGAGTATCTGAAATATCTTGCTGTGATGGAGGACCTGAATATCTCTATCGAAGGTGAATTCATGGAGATGGCAGCAACGCTTATACAGATAAAGCTGCGTTCTCTTTTGCCGAGATCGGTTGAGGAAGAAGAGGAAGATCCCAGAACCGAACTCGTCAACAATCTGCTTGCATATCAAAAGGTGAAGGAAACAACAGGCATACTCTCAGAACTTGCGGATGAAAACAGGTATTATGTGTACCGGTCAATGGATGATGAGGTTCGTAAAGAGATACAGCAATCTGCTGTTACATATGAGCTGGAACAAAAGGATGTCGACCTGTATGATCTTATAAAAGTATTGCAAAAATATATCATTTTGAAGCCCCAGGAAATTGCTGAGGATATTTCTCTTGATGAGTATAAAGTGGAGGTTAAGATCGAGGATTTGGCCAAGCTCATGAGAAGGCAGAAGAAGATACTTTTTTCAGATCTTGTGAAAAATTGTGGGAGGACTGAGATCATTGCCTTCTTTCTTGCTGTTCTCGAAATGATCAAAAGAAAGAGGATTACAGTTTTTCAGAGTAACGAGTTTTCAGATATACATATAAACAGACCTAAAGATTAG
- a CDS encoding RNA polymerase sigma factor — MESVQLNTLIEENYQMIFLLALKMLKNYEDAEDATQEIFIKVYENISSFRKESKFTTWVYRIALNHIYYMNSKKSKDLNNIPIAHEVRTQVDTNPATVLQEKELFDSLEKAIEALSPRQKEIFVMRYYNQLPFKKIAQILKKSLGTVKSSYFFAMQKIKNDLQDQHMMDFQE, encoded by the coding sequence ATGGAATCTGTTCAGCTTAATACACTGATTGAAGAAAATTACCAGATGATCTTTTTGCTTGCTTTAAAGATGTTGAAAAACTATGAAGACGCAGAAGATGCAACACAGGAGATTTTTATAAAAGTCTATGAAAATATCAGTTCATTTCGAAAGGAATCAAAATTTACGACCTGGGTTTACAGGATCGCACTCAACCATATTTATTACATGAACAGTAAAAAAAGTAAGGATTTGAACAACATACCGATTGCTCACGAAGTGCGAACGCAGGTTGATACCAATCCTGCTACTGTTCTCCAGGAAAAGGAATTGTTTGATTCACTCGAAAAGGCAATTGAAGCCCTCTCACCAAGGCAGAAAGAGATTTTTGTTATGCGTTATTATAATCAGCTGCCTTTTAAAAAGATCGCACAGATCCTCAAAAAAAGTCTCGGCACAGTGAAGAGTAGTTATTTTTTTGCCATGCAAAAGATCAAGAATGACCTGCAAGATCAGCATATGATGGATTTTCAGGAGTAA
- a CDS encoding site-2 protease family protein, whose protein sequence is MNILQQFVIMIFPVLFALTIHEFSHGYAAYKLGDDTAKRAGRLTLNPIKHLDPIGTIMLFIAKIGWARPVPINPYNFKNFKRDTAIVSFAGPLANFISAIVFSIIFNLLFSPTAPQNVFILIIFYTIFINIALGLFNLIPIPPLDGSKIFGALLPDRLYFKYQQFERKGMILFIAIILISNFAGLNIVGGVILPPIRFFVRLLTGVSV, encoded by the coding sequence ATGAATATTTTACAGCAGTTCGTTATCATGATTTTTCCCGTGCTCTTTGCACTGACCATTCATGAATTTTCACACGGCTATGCTGCATATAAGCTTGGAGACGATACCGCAAAACGAGCAGGACGATTGACGCTTAATCCTATAAAACATCTCGATCCAATCGGCACGATCATGCTTTTTATTGCAAAGATAGGATGGGCGAGACCGGTACCGATCAATCCGTATAACTTCAAGAATTTTAAACGGGATACTGCAATTGTATCATTTGCAGGACCTCTTGCTAACTTCATCAGCGCAATCGTTTTCAGTATAATTTTCAATCTCCTTTTTTCTCCAACAGCTCCTCAAAATGTTTTTATTCTTATCATCTTTTATACGATCTTTATTAATATTGCTCTTGGTCTTTTTAACCTGATTCCTATTCCACCACTCGACGGTTCAAAAATATTTGGCGCACTCTTACCGGATAGACTGTATTTCAAATATCAACAGTTTGAACGGAAAGGCATGATTCTGTTCATAGCAATTATTTTGATAAGCAATTTTGCTGGATTGAATATTGTTGGTGGAGTTATTCTTCCTCCAATCAGATTTTTTGTTCGGTTACTAACAGGCGTTTCCGTATAA
- a CDS encoding AMP-binding protein, which yields MKNSEQKTLGNIFNKTIKTYPNNIAVSMVEGEPVTYEEFGKRVEILSKILQKRGITKGEKVAILSENKPKWGIAFFAITTIGAIAVPLLPDFHANEIHHILLHSDAKAIFISKELYNKLEDARLETLHTIFHIDDFSIIPPNTALDKLKEFLKEGEIEYTKLRDSAMKLLYPEMQTITEDHVASIIYTSGTTGHSKGVELTHKNLIFDAESTLKIQDVNSEDRLLSILPLSHSYEFTIGFLIPFIAGAAVYYLDKPPVARVLLPVLQKIKPTMMLTVPLVIEKIYKVRIAPQLAKSGLIRSIMKVPALRKKLHKVAAKKVMKFFGGELKFFGIGGAGLNSEVEKFLREGKFPYAIGYGLTETSPLIAGSGVKNTKFRSTGIIIPEVEVKINDPDPKTNEGEIWVKGPNVMRGYYKDPERTKSVITKDGWFKTGDLGYMDKQGYLYIIGRLKNIIVGPSGENIYPEEIESWINQNDNVLESIVYQENGQLIARVHLNYEELDVEFKHKKLTETQIAKKVEAMLEDLRNEVNSKVSTFSRISRMIEQPEPFEKTPTKKIKRYLYTN from the coding sequence ATGAAAAATTCTGAACAAAAAACTCTCGGTAATATTTTCAACAAAACAATAAAAACATACCCAAACAACATCGCAGTCTCAATGGTTGAAGGAGAACCTGTGACCTATGAAGAATTTGGAAAAAGAGTTGAGATTTTATCAAAAATATTACAAAAAAGAGGAATTACCAAAGGGGAGAAGGTTGCAATTCTCTCAGAGAACAAACCGAAATGGGGTATTGCCTTTTTTGCAATAACTACTATTGGAGCAATCGCAGTTCCTTTACTCCCAGATTTTCACGCAAATGAGATCCATCACATACTGCTGCACTCAGATGCTAAAGCGATTTTCATTTCAAAAGAGCTCTATAACAAACTTGAAGATGCACGTCTCGAAACGCTGCATACGATTTTCCATATCGATGATTTCAGTATTATCCCACCAAATACAGCGCTGGACAAGTTAAAAGAATTTCTGAAAGAAGGTGAAATTGAATATACAAAACTGCGTGATTCTGCGATGAAACTGCTGTATCCAGAGATGCAGACGATTACCGAAGATCATGTCGCATCAATAATATACACTTCAGGAACGACAGGACATTCAAAAGGTGTCGAGTTAACACATAAAAATTTAATCTTTGATGCTGAATCCACGTTGAAGATTCAGGATGTCAATTCAGAGGATCGACTTTTATCAATTTTACCGCTCTCGCATTCCTATGAATTTACAATAGGATTCCTGATACCCTTTATAGCAGGTGCAGCAGTGTATTATCTTGATAAACCACCTGTGGCAAGAGTGTTACTTCCGGTTCTTCAAAAAATAAAACCCACAATGATGCTCACCGTACCTCTTGTTATCGAAAAGATATACAAAGTGAGAATTGCACCTCAGCTTGCTAAAAGCGGTTTGATTCGATCTATCATGAAAGTGCCGGCTTTACGCAAGAAATTACACAAAGTCGCAGCCAAGAAAGTCATGAAATTTTTTGGTGGAGAACTGAAATTCTTTGGCATTGGCGGTGCAGGATTGAATAGCGAAGTCGAAAAATTCCTTCGAGAAGGGAAATTTCCCTATGCAATTGGTTACGGACTTACGGAAACATCACCGTTGATCGCAGGAAGCGGAGTGAAAAATACAAAATTCCGATCAACCGGTATAATCATTCCAGAAGTTGAAGTTAAAATTAACGACCCTGATCCTAAAACAAACGAAGGCGAAATCTGGGTGAAAGGTCCAAATGTCATGAGAGGATACTATAAAGATCCCGAGCGAACAAAATCAGTGATAACAAAAGATGGTTGGTTTAAGACTGGCGATCTTGGTTATATGGATAAACAAGGATACTTATATATTATTGGAAGATTGAAAAATATTATTGTGGGACCGAGTGGAGAGAATATATATCCTGAAGAGATCGAATCGTGGATCAACCAGAATGATAACGTGTTGGAATCCATTGTATATCAGGAAAACGGGCAGCTTATTGCTCGTGTTCATTTAAATTATGAGGAGCTTGATGTTGAGTTCAAGCATAAAAAATTAACTGAAACCCAGATCGCAAAAAAGGTTGAAGCCATGCTTGAAGATCTGAGAAATGAAGTAAATAGCAAAGTTTCGACCTTTTCAAGAATATCAAGGATGATCGAACAGCCCGAACCTTTTGAAAAAACACCCACCAAGAAGATCAAACGCTATCTTTACACAAACTGA
- a CDS encoding carboxypeptidase regulatory-like domain-containing protein, which translates to MKKLVALISILMLTVGIIFAASVEGYVTDAENGEGIESAIVRFHFLDGDCPEGGTNGNGQNGGNNGNNGGNNGGYGINVYNATTDANGYYSIVDLPEGSYEARALKPHTYMPTLIEDITITEDVNVVDFALEGCNGTGSAKQLKVRHLINF; encoded by the coding sequence ATGAAAAAGTTAGTCGCACTCATAAGTATTTTGATGCTCACTGTTGGTATCATATTTGCAGCCTCGGTAGAGGGCTATGTTACAGATGCTGAAAACGGTGAAGGAATTGAAAGTGCAATTGTTAGATTTCATTTTCTTGATGGAGACTGCCCAGAAGGCGGAACAAATGGAAATGGTCAAAATGGTGGAAACAATGGTAATAACGGCGGCAATAATGGTGGTTATGGCATTAATGTTTATAATGCAACGACCGATGCAAACGGTTATTACTCAATCGTTGATTTACCAGAAGGCAGTTATGAAGCTCGTGCATTAAAACCTCATACCTATATGCCAACTCTTATTGAAGATATCACCATCACTGAAGATGTAAATGTTGTCGATTTTGCACTTGAGGGCTGCAACGGGACAGGCTCTGCAAAGCAGTTAAAAGTAAGACATCTGATCAATTTTTAG